The genomic stretch GCAAACCTGAGCTGCTATCCTTCATCTTTTGTTGAATAATCTATTCATCAAGTTATAGTGCTTGAAGGACTTTTATAGAACCATCAAAGCCCTTGCCAATTACACACATACAGACATGTACACACTTTGGTTACAAATGGCCGTGTTAGATATGATTGTGGGTAAAACTTTTGCTGAAACAAGGTctctattattgttgtttactCTTCTAAAAGTTCATACGGCATCTTTTTGTGATATCTGTGCACCTAGTTAATGATCCTCAATCTCTGGGTTTTCAGGTGTCAGGCGTCTTGTCATTGTAGAGGCTGGCAGTAAACGTGTGGAAGGCATTGTTACATTGAGTGACATTTTCAGATTTCTACTTGGCTAGTTTGAAGCTACGGGCATTAATTGAAAGGGATTTATGGAGTGGTTTTGGACAACTCCAGACATGTTATTGCAGCATCAACAGCTCTATTGTTCCAATATTACTCCAGCACTTTCCATGGTCATATGACCCAATTATTTGAAATCTACGTTGGATTATTTGAAATTCCAGCCTCTTTGCTTCGCCGCCGTTCTAGGATTTTAGGccaaaaaagaaagggagaggCATGCAATTTGATAGTTTGATTCTCTCCTAATTCCCAAATTTATTCATCTCCCCCCTTCCATGTATTATGAATTACTTAGATCTGTCATTGTAGATTCCATGTATGTGAGGAGCATAGTACCTCTTATGTACTACGCTGGGAGATGGGGAGGAGTTAAATGCTTATTGTCTGCTATTGCTTCATGTAGCTCTGATTCCTGAGAAGAAAATCTGATAAAGATGGTTTTTGGTTCGTTTTGTTTCATTATTGTAGTTAAATACTGGGAAAATTAATGCAAGTCAAATGGCATTCTTGTACACAAGTAAGCTTATGGAGAACCCTTGATTGGGAATGACCTTGCCGATGCCAATCTGATAATTTTGAGATTTTCGTTCTCTTTGTGGCCTCGTACaggcaaaataaaattaacactaACAAGAATGGGTTTCTTCTAATGTGAAATGAGGCATGTTTCTCAACTTCTTTGGctgctttcaatttcatccatgttTTTAATGAAGATAAAGTTGAgaaatttaaatgtaaaattaataaaatatagtcATTAAATATGTAGTTTTCTCTGATATTTTTCTTTCGTTAAATTGTGAATCTCCTGGTCTCTCCTACGTTGGACTTTCCTCGTAGCTACAAATAAAGGGCACAGCTGCTTGAGAGTGAACAAGACAAGATGCTGTTGTgttgttaaaatgattttgttttttctttttttgttttttttaaataaaaataaaaaataaaaaacaaaaaaccggATCAACATTTCAGATCACTAAGTTAATATGCAGGTCGGGTTAATAACTTTGACCGTGCCTTCCAAAAATTTAAAGACTCCAAAAGGGTTGAAGCTTGGAAAGAGGCAAAAGGGTTGAAGCTTGGAAAGAGGCTGATGGAAGGATTGAGTGAAGACGAAAGAAAAGCACTAAGAGGAAGCAAATTCGCACCTCTCCCTCCTCCTTCCTTTCGTTCCCAACAACCCaggtattcttttttcttttttctatttattagtATATCTAGAGTTTTGTTTATTGATTATGTATCTTATACCGTTAGGTTAGCGCATCCTGGCGGACCATTAAGGACTAATAAAGCTGCAGCCTTGGCTAAATTTCTTGAAAGAAAACTTCAAGACCCAAATGGGTTGGCTTCCATTGATCCTGATATCCTTGAATTGGCTGTCAAGAATGCCAAAGACACTGTCATGActagtaataattatttcaaccccccccccttttctgttcttttaataattttgtttgtgttgTATTCGATGAGTAgcaatgatgaaattgtaggTTTAGAATTATTGGGGCTAGTTGGGAAAGAACAAATTGAGATCGTGATAtgggtttttgttgtttgtattgGATTTGATGAAATTGGGACTGACGAGATTTCAGAGATAGTTGAAATTGGGTCAGTTGGACTATTTGTGGATTTCGATATGATATGAATCTGAGGAGTCAAATGCATTTTGATCGAGATCTTAAGCTTGCCAAATATTCATGATTGAATGATTTGTCACGTAGCCGATTTATGTAGTGTAATGGGATGCTTTTGAATTGTTAGATTGTGTTATTtttgtgcctttttttttaaatgtatttttccATATCTGAATCTTTGATTCTACGATGCTGTGGTTGGAGTTTTTCTTGAACTTTTAAAAGACTGGTTGTTATGTTGTCATGAGATGTTCTTAACATGGAAAGGAATATTTTATGGTCTGGTTGAAGTATATTCGATctatttcaagtattttttccAGGAGTGCCTTGTGGTCTTAAATTCTGGAGGCCATGTAGTGGAGTGGAGAAGTTTTCCATGCTATTATCTTGTTAGTTTTTCCTTTTACACAATAATAGAAAGAGAAGGCTGGGTATTTTGTTACTTGTGggaaaaacttatttttcactCTGCTTTCTTTAGATACGGAGGGTTATAATGTTTGCTCTTGAAATCCAGTTTAGCAGTCTGTTTTGCTTGTCTATTTGCACTcgagattttattttctaacacaagACATTATTATGTGGAAGCATGGCTTATTTTCTTTGATATATCAGGTGGCACTTCAAAGTCTGGAACAATTATTCATCATGTGACTGACTTTGGCAACTCTGAGGTGCTTGGATATAGTATCCCTGTTAATTGATGTTTTGAAAGCTGCGAGTAAGCTTTTGTCAAGCACTTTCTAATTAGTTTGCAAATGTTGCAGGCGTCTTTTGAAGAAGACAAAGTAGAAAAATCTTCACCAAAGAAACGAAAgggaaagaacaagaaaaaggggaagaagaacaaaaaacagaagGTTTGCCTTTGTTGGTTATTATCATTCACTGTTTCAATTTTTGAGTTGCAACTCTTGATTGTTGAAATTGCTTTCTCTTCTAGATAGTAGATGATAGTGAATGTGCAAATTTGAAAAAGCGcaaaaagaagttgaaattgTGATAACCATTGGGGATTTAATGCCTTGGTTGTTGGAAGAATTCAGTAGATGCTTTGAGAAGTACTCATCATGGCTGCAATATGTGTGTGTGATCAAATGACAAAAATCTTGGTTGCTGCAAATTAGGATAAGTTGCAGATCTCCCTGAATGTGCAAAGCAAGGGCTTGTTGCTACTATTTCTCATAGCAACAGTAGAGGAAAGATCTGTTACCAATTTTCGCAGTCAAGTTAGTATCTTCCTCTTTATATTCTCTTTCATTGATGTAAAAGAACTCCctacttgttattttttgtacCGAGCAGATCAATCTGGTGACTGTTCAAGTGTGGGACTTCGATGGTTTCCCCTCAGAGTAGCAAATTGTAAAATCTGGTCGAGGGATCTTATTTgctttttacaatatttatagtTGCCATGGGAAAACTTTTAGTTTGGGCTACCAGTAAGCCAAGCTGAGCTAAAATTTGACATGCTTAAGCTttggttcttcttcttctttcattttttcgGGTTCAATTAATTTTAGGAGCTCAAGCTCGTTTTGTGTTTGCAAAGAAGTCTGGGACATGGAACTCAATCGAGTTCAGCTCATTTAAATTTTGGTAGAGATGAACTTGGCttaaagtgaaaagagaaacttGTCAACTATGTATCACCTATATATAGATTATAGTTTATACAGTCAAAGACCATATCTGCTAGGGTCTCAGAAACATACGAGGCATGGAGTCTTGTACTATTGCTTTGTGTTTTATATCTCAAATATGTGAACGGGAACCATAAATCTCTTCATCGACTCTTGTTCAAGGGCCATTCGTACGTTAATCTCTTCCTCCTACTCCAAACTCCACGCTCTCTCCATCAGATACCAAGGAAGATGGTGTAACCGCAGCTGCCCACGCATTCCCAAACAATCACGCGTCCATGGACCCCCTAGCTCATTGAGAGGCTGTCTCAACTCCGCATggcttcttttttaattcaatgttaagggtatttttaatttagtttatgtaTCAATGGAGAttaaattctttaatatattatatttaaaataatttaataaattcttgatcgtgatattgaattaaaaaacaaaagtatatttttaatcatagttattaaacctggccCTGAGGTTGATCCGGTCAAAGGGTCGGGTTccgggtttcatgggtcaactcgggtcaatccggaaaattaaaaaaaataataagttttaatattttatatgaaaaaattaaaaaaaattcatgtaaatataagttgtatatattgtaaataatgaagtttaaaagaatattttaaaaagtttttaatcctacattaaaaagatattatattaagtttttaagtcgaagtatttaaactaaattttttttattccatattggaaaaaacataatttttttaggaacagagtatatatactaatggtttcaaatttcacattaaaaaaatatagttttttttttcttgggaacatagagtatatatactaatgggttttaaATCTCACATtcaaaaaacatagtttttttcttgtgaacatagaatatatatattaatgggtttcaaattttgcattaaaaaaatactatgttatcattttaagtttaagtatttaaaccaaaatgttttttttatcccatattgaaaaaacataacttttttcttgggaacatagagtatatataataatggatttcaaatcccacatttaaagaaaaaaacaccggGTTGCTCGGGTCACAGGTTGACCCGATGGGTCAACCGGGTTGGCTGGGTCGTTGCACCGGTTGGTCTTTTGATAAACCCAGATTGGCCCAGCCCTCGGGTCgacctgtcgggccagtccgaGCTTAATAACTATGCCTTTAACCTTCACTTAGCTAGGGCATGGAAATTGAAActaccaagttgaaaaacatttatcaaTGGAGTACCAGAGTCTGCGGTTTGGCCCAACGATCTGCTTTCGAGACTTGATAAGCCACAACGATCAGCAAGGCCCCTTATAAATGTGATTACCAGCGGGAATTCGAGTGCTTGGGCAACCGAATATGCGGCTAGACACAGAAAGCTCTTGTGGGAACATTTATGGGTGGATTAAAAACTGACATTTCAGATGGAAATTGAATGTTTAAGCCTCAGACCTTGAAGGAAGCCATTGGCTTAGCCCAAATGAAAGATCAATTTAACAGACAAAGGAGGTTTCTTAGACCTACACCATCAATGCGAGCTCCCCTAGCCTTTCCCACTGTTAATCGAGTCGTACCACTAGCCCCTACCAATCTTGTTCGGTGTCTCACCTTGGAGGAAATGTAATAGAGGAGAGCTTAGAACTTATGTTTTgactataatatcattttactATAGAGCATAAATGTCAAGGGCCACGAATACTTATGTTGGAGGGTTATAATGGCAACAACACTCTTTTATGTGACAATGTCATCGAAGAGCAACCGGTCCAAGAGAATTATGAGGAAAACACTGAACTAGAAATCATGTTGCATGCGTTAACGAGATGGACCGTGCCCAAGACCATGCAAATAGTTGCTATAATCGGTTCCCACAACGTCATCGTACTCATCAACAATGGGTCAACTCACAACTTCATTAGTAAGAGGTTGGCTAACGGGCTACTAGTGGTGCCAACCAAAGCTTTCACCATGCAGATAGCTAATAGCGAGAACTTAAAGTGTCTAATGCGTTTAAAAGAGGTACGAGTGGACCTGCAAGACActcattcctttttattttgttcctcTTATAGGGTTGGATctagtcttgggaatctaatGGCTCGAAATGCTGGGTTCTGTGGTTTGCAACTGGAAGCAATTAATCATGGAATTTCTTTAAAAGAACCAGATCAAGTGATTGCAAAAGACTGACGATGAAGCCATTTAAGTTGCATCAGTCAAGGAACTATAAAAAAAGGCTCACCATGACCATGTCATTTTTGCAATATGCCTATAGGTAAGTGCTGCGGAGCCACATGAAAAAATGAATCCTGACATGAAGAAAATCTTGCAAGAGTTCTCATAATTATTAAAGGAGCCTATCTAGCCTTCTCAGAGAAGTTGATCACTATATTTCCCTCAAAAAAATGAACCAAACCAATCAATGTTCGTCCATGCTGTTATGCGTACTATCAAAAGGAGGAGATCGAGAAATAAGTCCACAATATGTTAAACTTCGGCCTCATTCGACCCAGTATAAACCCTTTTTCATCACCAGTACTATTAATGAAGAAGAAGGATGGAAGTTAGCATTTTTGCATGAATTATCATGCACTCAGCGCTGCCACCGTGAAGGATCGCTTTCCCATTCCCATGATTGATGATATGTTAGATGAGCTCTATGGTGCTTTATATTTCACCAAGAGATCTTATAGCTTGATACTATTAGGTACAAGTTAATTCGAGGTTGGCGAGTAAATGCTTCTAAAACTACATCTTTATTGCCAGCAAATAGTTTTCAAAGTAATACACCATAAATTAACCAACCGTTTCTATGGGCCCTACAAAATTCTAGAGAAAATCAGCTTGATTATATACAAACTCCATTTACGATCAAAGTCACATGTTCATCCCATATTTCATATATCCCTACTCAAACAGTATAACACTAACATGGAGAATGAGGTGGCGCACAACACGGAGTTGCCACCATTCACTGATGATGGGGTAGTCATAATCACACCGTGAGTTATTCTTGATCATCGCTGGATCAAACAAGGAGCCCAAATTATCGAAGAGAGTTTGGTCCATTGGAAAAATCTACCGGCAGAAAAGGTGACATGGGAACCCACCAAACAACTGATGGAGATGTTCCCAGGCGTGGACTTTGAGGACAAGGATCCACATAATAAGGGAGGTATTGATAAGCCATGACAATCAGCAAGGCCCCTTAGGCCAAATCCCAAATACCTGATATAAAGTTAGacatgaaagatgttctcgcgttgctcatcactaacgtcaatttgtgcattcagaacccattgaacaaccaacaaatctcccttcactagttcaaaatcctcttcttgttcagccatttgtacctcatcttcgtcttcagtttcaacctcatctccactaatcagctctccatgatccctatgcaaaatcatcacctttttatttggacattccgaagcaatatgcccatgtcccaagcatttgaagcacttgatgtcccgagacctcctagggtgttgaggttctgtcaccttctcctttcctttcaaagaatcagaactggtattccccttgctaaacttcACTTTCCcatctcgtttaggtgtgctccatgttcgtgtaggtgtagaaacagcccttctcgcgcttgacgtagttacactagttcggacacctcctcgtctctgctgcctctctacttgggttgcaagctttataacttcctcaaggaagatgtacggttgtaactcaacaacattagctatatccttccttaACCCTCTAATAAATCTAGCTAtagtttgctcttgaggttccatcaattcacatcgaatcagtagcagctcaaactctttcacatactcttccacactCAAAGATCCTTGTCGTaaagtctgaagtctgatgtatagctcttgtttatagtaatcaggaacaaatctcttcttcatcactcttttcatagttgcccatgttgtaatctcctcctctccatccttctcctctgaatctttatgttttcccaccataaaagagcataatctgtaaactcaagtgctgccaccttgcacttcttttcttcaaaatattcataccattcaaacaccttttcaaccttctgaatccactccaagtattcatcagatgaactacttcctctaaacaatggaatcttaagtttgagatcATTAGGAGAATTATAATtttgccttcttggtctgaccctatcatcagccttatcatccccatttggatcttcatcagcttctataatatcatttcgtggaaccctaagtgcttgcctcggttggggttgcaaattatttctttgcatcttttgcataagggtattcaactgttcacgaattctagtcatctcatcccgaatctcagcatgagattgttgtaagcccataacctgtgcTTGTttcaaacttaaccctcttggcaaatcttctttatctccagccatagtttaagtctatcaacctcaattccagcaaaccctttctttcttgttgttgttgttgtttttggctcctgttTTAGATCGCAattgatgctctgataccagatgatgtgtcgtgaatgatttgaaaatcggcaacaatgattctaacgaaaatggatgaaggatgggtctggttgtgttgtctttcttctggtatttaggctggattgtagtgatttaaggtaaataagatggaggatagactagaatgatactttgataaatcgatctggacgccacaaagatcaatctaggatttcgacgccacactctttgtgattgaagagtgataagtcaggtagggttcttcacaaaacgaatttggaagaacaacacttaattctctgaattaagtttttcaatcttggccaaaagtgtttattacatattttattactgatacatatttatctttggaacatccctccaaagttagggtgaattcaacatgacagaagtcaagcctaaaaactagacttttaataaagtaagtagacaaatttaactaacacatgttttgtttttacatttctaaaacataagcagaccaaatttaaaacaaccataacttttgacacaaaagtccaatgcaatcatggttagACAATCTataaagatcacgttctgaacttgaattttacctacataaatcttgctttcacatgcattggatgacttcaaattcaggTTCAAATCCGTCTACTATTCTGACcataaacaacatcaattcctttacttgcattatcaatccaaatacaagtagctcagcatgaaaagaaccattaagggcttttcccatctccaagttccaattataggcaaataagcacccttgaaccaatttcaaattgattgctaatttttaactccgacgcagcttcaatcattgcaatttgattcatCATGGCCCATTATAGTTGTtttgctctcgctcttgtcattggatcATCTGcaccctcttgcatattagattcagctttaagagatggattataattcccatgatgcacatcagatgcatcaggagggaaaactatacatgagggtgcacttgttcttgtgggattcatgtggtctctaagtgttctaacacgattattctcattattctcattatgaagtgattggttATCTTcatcggccatattttctgaaaataatgaagataccctacaaagtctaccacttaatgtatgtgaccaaacactcatgcacgtgcaaaaaaagaataaaaggaagaagaaaacaaaacaaaaggaaacaaaataaaagaaacaaagttagatacaagaaaagtgaaaagagaataaaataaatactataatttgtacaagattttatctccccggcaacggcgctaAAAACTTgtcacgaccaaaagattgatgtcttctctcaagtgtaagagtgtcgaagtaataaataacccgacaagatcagggtcgaaccacatggaggttaattgtataaattatagacatcaataatacaataacaacagtagtagtagtagaggttaattgtataaattatagacatcaataaaatacaataaagtaGTAGTAAGTAGTATgtagaactttgagatggaagattaatgtaatgattaaacaatgataaaaacaaatgtcaaggttagagaattcactaatggtattttaaacaagtatagtataaactcttattattcaattggaaatcacacaaaaagaaggttccaatcagatgatttgtcattaataactcattataaattgttaacatgatcatattaattatcttatttaagtaacaccaaacttttaaatattgttaggaattcataatgctaacttatgttaacaacaaatcaagttcctttcatagcacaggtgtaggttatactatacgattgggctatgagagcgccaagcatttgttgtatcaagtgttatacaacataaatctagattaaccatttaacaagcaaggtattaagaattagtaagataaaaagataagacatgttaatattaaacattaaggtccatgtagtgtttacactatacttattcttacactattagtgtaaccttttcaccttgacataataaacttagctaaacataatgaagaagagaaatataaataaacaagataagaacataaataagatacaagttaattgagtaaaggaaatgaaatgaaaagcataaacaagatattaatgaaagcaaaacttaagaattacaaaaaatataaagagagagagcaagagcaagttcttgatctgaacaaccaagctcctaaaTCCATGGCAAattcctccttttataggccaaaatttgaaactattgatttgatgactaattgttaagtgggtgaccaactcttgacttggtgaaaatccttatcttcttatatgaacaaaacatcattgctaacattagaaTTGGAACTAactatactcatgaaagttataggaaattgttttatctttccaggaaaaaaaattgaggtcatttggacttctagaccTCGatatatgggttgaacactgaacaatgtctaggTTGCAGGACatattcagacttctccattattgctattatttggacttgaaaacggtctttttaaatcttaaactccacatgaaagttgtaggcctatgtcttatcgaATCTGcccaaaaaattgaggtcatttggacatctagaactcgagatatgacctaattaccgaacagtgttcaagtttggactgcaccaacatcttttttctaagtttggatctctctttgtcctttcaatttcagtacttaaactcatcaatcaatcatttcatttatgtgatagtcctacatttaagatgaacatttatcataaattaaaggtatcttatattattaggtatgttattataaaacatgctttagttaaggagttattgatacttcaagtgcaacatgataatataaaaccttgataaaaatgcgcttttaagtactaatcagctgCCAATTCAGAAATCGGTAGCAAAAACTATATCGATGTTGATTCAAAAATTAGTAGCCAAAAACTATGTCACTATCGATTCTAAAATCGGCAATGAAAAACTATGTCACTGTTGATTCAGAAATCAACAGCGATGGTGGAGTCATTTATGGctttactgtttttttattggatgttTACATTCTCCCTtcctaatataaattttttccttgaaattagAGGCACTCTTATTGATAGTGCCTCTAGATTCTCATAGCAAATATCACAGTAACCGACTCCAAGTTGTGTATTTGGTAATTCTCTATATAAGTCTTTAACTATCTTGACACATACGCAATCACTTCCTTATGTTACATCAATCACTCCCAAGTCATATGGAAACCACCTACCTGTTCCTCCTGTGGGGTGTCCTTACCTGGTCAAAGGTCTAATCTCGGTCGCATCGCCTAACACATCAATGGTCATAAATCAACACATCTACATTCTGAAATCACATGACTCATTACCATACATATTTCAAGAGTCCACATGTTCACATTTAAGTGTTCCACATATACATAATCACACATTGCAATCATTTTAGTCATTAGACAAATTCAGATACGTAAATCTATTACAGAAATTAGTTAGCAAAAACTGGTTTGCTAGTGACGCAGATTCACCAGCGAAATGATTCGTTGATGTGCTGGAATGTAGAATTGGTAGCAAAACGAGTACGTTGGGGACACAGATTCATCAATGAAATGATTCGTTGGAACATAGAATCATCAGCGAAACTGGTTCGTTGGTGACGCATATTTGTTTGCGAATTGATTCTTTGGAACACAGTCAGTGAAACTGGTTTGCTGGTGATGCCATAATTCAGCATCGAAAACTGAGTCGCTGCTAACACCACAATTCGACAATGAAAACTGATTCACTGCAAACAACATAATTTGGCAGCAAAACCAATTCAATGTAGACACCCCAATTTGGCAGCAAAAATTGATTCGTTGCTGACAACACAATTTGACAGTGAAACTGATTCGCTGTAGACAACACAATTCGACAGCAAAAACtgattcgctgcagacaacacaattcGGCATGAAAATCCACATGTGTTTTGGTTACAGCACACAATTTGTTATTAGAATCCAGCAGAATCACGCAATTTCAAACATGGACATTTACATGCATTTCAGTTACAACACACAGTTTGTTATTTGGATCTAGGAAAATCACACAATTTCAAGCATGAACATCCACATGCATTTTATCACACAATACATTTTGTCCACCCTTCAACTATGGTCGTCACTTTACCAAGTTTTATCCattcaattaatatttcataatcAATTTTGTCCCTTTAGCTATGGTCAACCCTTTAGAAAACTTTACAACCATAGATAAGTTGGTAGGAGAAAACACCACTTGACAAAAGAATGGGTAAGAAACAAGTGTAAAAATTGGGAAGAAAAGAGAATGGAGGGGGGCAAGCTGCATACAAGAGAAAAAATGGCTGaaatttttcaatcaattgaggAGCGAAATTCAAATTATCATCAAGTAAGGAGTCCTAAACAAAATCTTATGAATTAATCTTAAATTTGGTTTGAACTATACAAATTTCTTGAATTCAAAATTAGGGTTCTTGAACACAATTTGGGGAAAAtgcaaatttttttagaattggaTCAATTAAAGTGTTATAGGTTACCTTCAATGTGAAATGACgcaagaacaacaaagaaaaatcaatgggttaaagatacaaggtggtCGACCATTATGTAAATAAATGAGAAGGGTAAAacttatgattttctttgtcaaattaCTTGAGATGTGTTGTTATGAGGTGAAAAATAACTAGGAAAAAGAAATTATCACATGGAGAGGAGAAGGAACACTTAGTTTCCTTTGGGCCAAGTTTGGCCAAGACAAGTTTAGAAAGGGAAGGAggagttttcaaaattttcatataatGATAATGAATGAGTTAGGTGTAATGAAAAGTTCACTAACAAAGAGACCAagtaattttatgatatgagaACATGTAAATCGGTTTCGTAAGTTAGGTAGGGTGAAAAGGAGTTCTTAGATCATATGTATGTCCTAAGGCGTGTTTGAGGGACAATTACAAGATGAAGGAAATCATGGAAGTATAATAACGTGCATATTCTTGAAGCGATCCTGGATcaccttataaaaaattattaaattagcgTAAACGGCCTTAGGAGATCATAATGAGAAAGGTTACCTTGTATATGGCATGGGTAGGGTTGTAACGAAGGAGCAAAGGGGGACTGGAGATAATTGCAGATACATTTCACCCATTGAAGAAAACTAGATAGATTCATCATCTTGATTCTTGAAAGGATTCGAGCCTGAAGACGATAGAATTCGAGAAAGGCTTCTTCTTAGAAGTTGTAGTCTGAGATGTTATCTTTCCAACAAGTCTAACCTCGTTTAATTTGGAGCTCTAGAGCTCAAGATATATGTAAAAATCTAAAAGGAGGttgacatgaccaaaatattgatgttttcttccaagtgcaggagtgtcgaagtaata from Populus alba chromosome 8, ASM523922v2, whole genome shotgun sequence encodes the following:
- the LOC118039455 gene encoding uncharacterized protein, with the protein product MEGLSEDERKALRGSKFAPLPPPSFRSQQPRLAHPGGPLRTNKAAALAKFLERKLQDPNGLASIDPDILELAVKNAKDTVMTSGTSKSGTIIHHVTDFGNSEASFEEDKVEKSSPKKRKGKNKKKGKKNKKQKIVDDSECANLKKRKKKLKL